A stretch of the Gossypium hirsutum isolate 1008001.06 chromosome D07, Gossypium_hirsutum_v2.1, whole genome shotgun sequence genome encodes the following:
- the LOC121219473 gene encoding protein BIG GRAIN 1-like A has protein sequence MFRVEKTLMREERYRHKRDNPSFSSSLLDQICRSIDDNDGISNAKNQGLKFNSKKQEIWDPQRDCLIEKWMENKVSEKKIAGKKQGLKDFKRKSHHHHHHVSLFSSSSSSSDSSSGGFFSSSDTESLYGSKTKAPCFVPPPSLPKPKPVRTSVSAPPEKLDERSKSRAMKIYGNLKKVKQPISPGARLASFINSLFTNSKKTKNPDDDDGDGDDEYDERKLKSSQVCSSASSSRSCLSKNTREKSRNGVKRTVRFCPVSVIVDEDSRPCGQKGVYEQQESRLLPVSVPTAWKIGKSSSEVKFQVMEKSSESSSDLFELDHLVLMGNDRYKEELPVYETTHVETNRAIANGFKM, from the exons ATGTTTAGAGTGGAGAAAACACTGATGAGAGAAGAAAGATACAGGCATAAGAGAGATAAcccatctttctcttcttctttactCGATCAAATCTGTCGTTCCATCGATGATAATGATGGTATTAGCAACGCCAAAAATCAAGGCTTGAAATTCAATAGCAAAAAACAAGAGATTTGGGATCCCCAACGAGATTGTTTGATCgagaaatggatggaaaacaaggTTTCCGAGAAGAAAATTGCAGGGAAAAAACAGGGTCTCAAAGATTTCAAAAGGAAatcacatcatcatcatcatcatgtgAGTTTGTTTAGCTCAAGTTCTAGCTCATCGGATTCCAGTTCCGGTGGGTTTTTTTCATCATCCGACACTGAATCTTTGTATGGTTCAAAGACAAAAGCTCCATGTTTTGTTCCTCCACCATCACTACCAAAGCCTAAACCTGTCAGGACCAGCGTGTCGGCTCCTCCGGAGAAACTTGATGAAAGGTCGAAATCGAGAGCCATGAAAATCTATGGTAATTTAAAGAAGGTGAAACAACCCATTTCACCTGGTGCCCGTCTCGCCAGTTTCATCAATTCTCTGTTTACAAATTCAAAGAAAACCAAGAATccagatgatgatgatggtgatggtgatgacGAATACGATGAGAGAAAATTGAAGTCAAGCCAGGTTTGTTCGTCAGCTTCATCTTCGAGATCATGTCTAAGCAAGAACACGCGAGAAAAATCCCGCAATGGGGTGAAAAGAACAGTCAGGTTTTGTCCGGTGAGCGTCATCGTCGACGAAGATAGcagaccgtgtggacaaaaaGGTGTATACGAACAACAAGAGTCGAGGTTGCTGCCGGTTTCGGTTCCGACGGCGTGGAAAATCGGGAAATCGTCGTCGGAGGTGAAGTTTCAAGTAATGGAGAAGA gTAGTGAGTCGAGTTCGGATTTGTTCGAGTTGGATCACCTTGTTCTAATGGGAAATGATAGGTATAAAGAAGAGTTACCAGTGTATGAAACTACTCATGTTGAAACAAATCGAGCCATTGCTAATGGCTTCAAAATGTAA
- the LOC107953903 gene encoding omega-amidase, chloroplastic produces the protein MKSAVSSLVRSNNSLISRTLLYHSSKPISQSPFFLSNIPKNLFNQRYQKLQFSPNSTSIMASLSKSEQAREPPALPLPSPPLTKFKIGLCQLSVTPDKERNIKHVRKAIEEAAQKGAQLVLLPEIWNSPYSNDSFPVYAEDINAGGDASPSTAMLSEVASRLKITIVGGSIPERCGDKLYNTCCVFGTDGKLKAKHRKIHLFDIDIPGKITFMESKTLTAGETPTVVDTDVGRIGIGICYDIRFTELAMIYAARGAHLICYPGAFNMTTGPLHWELSQRARAMDNQLYVATCSPARDPGAGYVAWGHSTLVGPFGEVLASTEHEEDIIIAEIDYSILEQRRASLPFTKQRRGDLYKLVDIQRLNSH, from the exons ATGAAGTCAGCGGTGTCATCACTTGTTAGGTCCAACAATTCTCTCATCTCACGCACCCTTCTTTATCACTCATCAAAACCCATTTCTCAATCACCTTTCTTCCTTTCAAATATCCCCAAAAATCTCTTCAATCAACGATATCAAAAGCTCCAATTCAGCCCCAACTCAACATCCATAATGGCATCACTTTCCAAGTCTGAACAAGCCAGGGAACCCCCTGCTCTTCCTCTTCCATCACCTCCTCTCACCAAG TTCAAGATTGGGCTTTGTCAGCTGTCAGTGACACCTGATAAAGAGAGGAACATAAAGCATGTTAGGAAGGCCATCGAGGAGGCTGCTCAAAAGGGTGCTCAGCTTGTTCTCTTGCCT GAAATATGGAACAGTCCATATTCAAATGACAGCTTCCCGGTTTATGCTGAAGATATCAATGCAGGTGGTGATGCTTCTCCTTCAACAGCTATGCTGTCTGAAGTTGCTAGTCGCCTGAAGATCACAATAGTAGGTGGCTCTATACCCGAACGCTGTGGTGATAAGTTGTATAATACTTGTTGTGTCTTTGGTACTGATGGAAAGCTGAAAGCCAAGCATCGCAAG ATTCACCTTTTTGATATCGATATTCCTGGGAAGATTACCTTTATGGAATCCAAAACCCTTACTGCAGGGGAGACTCCTACTGTTGTGGACACAG ATGTTGGGCGGATTGGTATAGGCATCTGTTATGACATTCGCTTTACTGAATTAGCAATGATATATGCTGCAAGAG GTGCTCACTTGATATGCTATCCTGGAGCATTTAACATGACAACCGGACCATTGCATTGGGAGTTATCGCAGAGAGCAAG GGCTATGGATAATCAG TTATATGTTGCAACTTGTTCGCCTGCTCGAGATCCTGGAGCCGGTTATGTGGCTTGGGGTCACTCAACCCTTGTAGGACCT TTCGGAGAAGTCCTAGCTTCAACTGAACATGAAGAAGACATAATAATAGCCGAGATTGATTACTCGATACTCGAGCAACGAAG GGCGAGTCTTCCCTTCACGAAACAACGACGAGGAGATCTTTACAAGCTGGTGGACATACAGAGGCTCAACTCCCATTGA